GGGGATTCACGGAACCCAATCTGGACACGGCGCATGCCCGCGCTACATGGGCCCAGCCTGCCAGGTCGTATCCATCCGTGAGACAGAGCGACTTCCGTACAGGTCTCCCCGCAGGGTGGTACGAGCAGGCTCGAAGCGCTTACCTCGAGAGCCTGTTCATCCCAGGAGACGAGTCACTCCGCCCCGGGGGCGATTGTTGCTCCAACGATCGTGTGGTACGCCGCCCGCGGGTCCTCGAAAGGAAGAACCGTGGCGAAAATCCTTGTCATCCATGGTCCCAACCTGAATCTGCTCGGAAGAAGGGAGCGGAGCATCTACGGCTCCGACACCCTGGAGGAGATCAACCACCTCCTGTCGGAGGTCGCGCGGCGGCACCCGGTCGAGCTGGAGTTCTTCCAGTCCAATCACGAGGGGGCCATCATCGACAAGATCCAGGCGGCGATGGATACGGCCCAGGGCATCCTCATCAATCCGGGAGGATTCACCCACTACAGCATCGCCATCCGGGATGCCCTGAGCGCGGTGGCCCTGCCCACCGTCGAGGTCCACCTGTCCAACATCCATGCCCGTGAGGATTTCCGCGGGCATACGGTGATTGCGCCCGTGTGTATCGGACAGGTCGGTGGGTTTGGAAAACAGAGCTATGTGCTGGGCCTCCTGGGATTGTTGAGGCACCTCGAGCAGAAGGGATAGGGCGCGGAGCGCGGCTACCGCCCCAGCACCTCGCGGGCCGCGCGGAGCCCGGTGGCCAGCGCCCCGTGGACGGTGCCCTCCTCACCCTCGAGGTGGGTGGCCTCGCCGGCGAAGAACAGCGTGTCCTGAACCGGCCGGGCCAGCACCTCCATGGCATCCACCGCCCCAGCGGGGATGACGCAATAGCCTCCGCGGGTGAAGGGCTCGCGCTGCCAGTCCTGGACGCGCCAGCTCTCGAGCCGCTCGTGGAGCGCGCGCCGGGGGAGCTTGAAGAGACGCCCGAGCACCTCCAGCGACTGCCGCAGTACCTCCTCCTCGCGCAGCCGGGAGAGCGCCTCGGCGTCGGGGCCACCGGACCAGCCCACGAGGTAGCGAGAGCGCAGGGGCTCGAGCGTCCACCAGGTGGGGAGGGGCTGGCCAGGGGCATGGAAGAAGCCGTAGGGCCGGGTGTCCTCGCGCTCCTTCCAGAAGGGCGAGCGGAAGCGCAGGAGCACCTTCATCAGTGGCCCCATCTCGAGCCGGGCGAGGGCGCGCTCCTTATCAGGGAGGTGGGGAACGAAGCGCACCGCGCCGGGCTCGGGAGGGGCGGCCTTGAGCACGCCCACGGGCAGCGTCACCACGGCCCGGCGGGCGCGGAAGGTTCCCAGGGGTACACCCTCGCGCGTCCGGGCGCGCACCTCGACTCCCTTGGGAGACCACCGCACCTGCTCGGCCACGGCATTGAAGAAGAGGGTCTCCGGCCGGCGCATCAACCCTCGGACGAGCGGCTCCAGTACCCGGTCATAGCCTTGCAGCGAGCGCGAGGGCGCGATGCCTCCGAGTTGCTCCGCTGCGCGCTCCATGCGGGCGATGGCGAGTGAGCTGGCCGTCTCCACGGTGGCCGCGTAGAAGCCCTCCACGTAGGAGCGGGCCATGCGTGCCTCGAGCTCGGACCAGTCGCCCGCGTGCTCGGCGAGCAACTGGCTCACGGGCCGGTCCGGGGGCTCGGCGGCGGCGAGATCCTCCAGGAAGTCGAAGGACGTGTCTCCTTCCGCCAGCTTGCCGCGCCAGAGGAGGGCGTGCTTGTCGTTGCACGTGCCCACCTTCACCCCGGCGCGCCGGGCCAGCTTCAGGAGCACGGAGGGCTTGCCGTGGATGAACTCCGCACCCAGCTCCAGGGGAGTTCCGTCCACGGCATCTCGCACGGTGTCCACCCGGCCACCAGGGCGCTCACGGGCCTCCAGCACGGCCACGCGGAGACCCGCGCGGGCCAGCCGGTCCGCGGCGGCGAGCCCCGAGGCCCCGGCCCCCAGGACGACCACATCGCAAGAGCAGTCCATGCCTCTTCCATGGGCACGCCAGGGGCGTGGGGCACGTGCTCCTCAGGGGTCCTGTCCGCCGCTTGACAGGGGCGGTACTGTCCACAATGAATGCCTACGCCACCCGGCTGATTAGCAGTCGACAATGCTCCAGCTCGCGCCTTTGGCCCTGCCAACGTCCGTATGGGCGAGTTTCTGGAACGCTGGCAGGCTGAGGTCGATGGTGGTTGCGTTACACCCCGGGCATTTATCCTTCACCGGCACCGTGATTGTCTTCCCGTTGTACGTGACCCTGGCGCACTTCTTACAGAGAGGATCATTTTCGGGGGAAGCAGCCGTCCAGTATACATGGGACACGGATGCCAACTCCTGCGCGGCGGCGTTGATCTGGGTGCCGCAAGCGCCGTAACCCGCGTCGTTGTAATAGCTGAAAACTCCATTTCCTTTGATGGAAATGCCCTTGCTGCCTGAGCTGTTCTTCTTTTGCGCGACGGCCACCGCGGCGGTCAGCATGATGATGAGCGTTACGGGAAGGGCTTTCAGCGCTGTTTTGGAAAGACTTCTCATATCGGATCTCCTCAGGGGTCCACCTTACCTGAACGACGAGGGGAGGTGCACGGGCACCCTGGTGCGCCCCACCAAGGTGCTCACCGCGGCCCACTGCGTGGATACGCAGCGCACGGGGGCGATGTTCTACGGCGCCGATGGCTTCAGCCAGGTGACAGCGCAAGGCTGGACGAGGCGCTGGAGCAAACGGGGACGCGAGGACATGGCCTTGGGAGAGGGGCGCCTGGCCGAGGAATGGGCCGAGCCGGTGGAGTTGGAGGTGGCGCCCCCGCCGTGGCTCGGGCACGGGGCACGCGAGCGCAGACGGAGACCCTCTCATCCGTTCACGGGTTCTGCTCCTCCAAAGGGGCATACTTCGAACAAGCGGATGCCTGTCGCGTGTAACTGGCAAGAGCGTCCTGGCTCAGTTTGTCCGATTGCAGTTTCGCTACCCGGATCCGATGCAACTTGGCTTCTCCAAGAAGCATGCAGAGGAATGGTTTGAATGCCTCTCGAAGG
The Archangium lipolyticum genome window above contains:
- a CDS encoding flavin monoamine oxidase family protein, translating into MDCSCDVVVLGAGASGLAAADRLARAGLRVAVLEARERPGGRVDTVRDAVDGTPLELGAEFIHGKPSVLLKLARRAGVKVGTCNDKHALLWRGKLAEGDTSFDFLEDLAAAEPPDRPVSQLLAEHAGDWSELEARMARSYVEGFYAATVETASSLAIARMERAAEQLGGIAPSRSLQGYDRVLEPLVRGLMRRPETLFFNAVAEQVRWSPKGVEVRARTREGVPLGTFRARRAVVTLPVGVLKAAPPEPGAVRFVPHLPDKERALARLEMGPLMKVLLRFRSPFWKEREDTRPYGFFHAPGQPLPTWWTLEPLRSRYLVGWSGGPDAEALSRLREEEVLRQSLEVLGRLFKLPRRALHERLESWRVQDWQREPFTRGGYCVIPAGAVDAMEVLARPVQDTLFFAGEATHLEGEEGTVHGALATGLRAAREVLGR
- a CDS encoding cysteine/serine endopeptidase inhibitor translates to MRSLSKTALKALPVTLIIMLTAAVAVAQKKNSSGSKGISIKGNGVFSYYNDAGYGACGTQINAAAQELASVSHVYWTAASPENDPLCKKCARVTYNGKTITVPVKDKCPGCNATTIDLSLPAFQKLAHTDVGRAKGASWSIVDC
- the aroQ gene encoding type II 3-dehydroquinate dehydratase; translation: MAKILVIHGPNLNLLGRRERSIYGSDTLEEINHLLSEVARRHPVELEFFQSNHEGAIIDKIQAAMDTAQGILINPGGFTHYSIAIRDALSAVALPTVEVHLSNIHAREDFRGHTVIAPVCIGQVGGFGKQSYVLGLLGLLRHLEQKG